The Acidicapsa acidisoli genome contains a region encoding:
- a CDS encoding nucleotide sugar dehydrogenase: MTTAAPTRLQALKLKMETREARIGIVGMGYVGLPLTLLFSNEGFRVTGFDIEPAKVATLNSGGSYIVRIPPDSIQQAQKKGFHATADYSEVAQMDAVIICVPTPLNDYHEPDLRYVRETVESIAPYVNEGQLIVLESTTYPGTTEELVVPRLEKGNPSGLKVARVADEPGIHVAFSPEREDPGNDTVARHDIPKVVGGCGPAALELASAMYGSIFRKVVPVSSTSVAEMTKLLENIYRCVNIALVNELKQLCMKMDIDIHEVIDAAKTKPFGFQPFYPGPGLGGHCIPIDPFYLSWKAKQFDFHTRFIELAGEVNTAMPYFVLEQIAAGLNEHSKSIKGSNILVLGLAYKRDVDDLRESPSLTILELLRHRGASVAYNDPYFPTVGHGRHYALNMINTPLDNLGSYDAVVIVTDHSTYNYKEIVEQSKLVIDTRNATKGITSPKILRC; encoded by the coding sequence ATGACCACTGCCGCCCCCACCAGACTCCAAGCCCTCAAGCTCAAAATGGAAACCCGCGAAGCCCGCATCGGTATCGTTGGCATGGGCTACGTCGGCCTGCCCCTCACTCTGCTCTTCAGCAACGAAGGCTTCCGCGTCACCGGCTTCGACATCGAGCCGGCCAAAGTCGCCACCCTCAACAGCGGTGGCTCCTACATCGTCCGCATCCCGCCCGACTCCATCCAGCAGGCGCAGAAAAAGGGCTTCCACGCCACCGCCGACTACTCCGAAGTCGCCCAGATGGACGCGGTCATCATCTGCGTTCCCACTCCGCTCAACGACTACCACGAGCCAGACCTGCGCTACGTCCGCGAAACCGTCGAATCCATCGCCCCATACGTCAACGAGGGCCAGCTCATCGTCCTCGAAAGCACAACCTACCCCGGCACCACCGAAGAACTGGTCGTCCCGCGCCTCGAAAAGGGAAATCCATCCGGCCTCAAAGTCGCCCGCGTCGCTGATGAACCCGGCATCCATGTTGCCTTCTCGCCAGAGCGCGAAGACCCAGGCAACGACACCGTAGCCCGTCACGATATCCCCAAAGTCGTCGGCGGCTGCGGCCCCGCCGCCCTCGAATTAGCCTCCGCCATGTACGGCAGCATCTTCCGCAAGGTAGTCCCGGTCAGCTCAACCTCCGTAGCCGAGATGACCAAGCTCCTCGAAAACATCTACCGCTGCGTCAACATCGCCCTCGTCAACGAACTCAAGCAACTCTGCATGAAGATGGACATCGACATCCACGAAGTCATCGACGCCGCCAAGACCAAACCCTTCGGTTTTCAGCCTTTCTATCCCGGCCCCGGCCTCGGCGGCCATTGCATTCCCATCGACCCGTTCTATCTCTCGTGGAAAGCCAAGCAGTTCGACTTCCACACCCGCTTCATCGAACTGGCCGGCGAAGTCAACACCGCCATGCCCTACTTCGTCTTGGAACAGATCGCAGCCGGCCTCAACGAACACAGCAAATCCATCAAAGGCTCAAATATCCTGGTTTTAGGATTAGCCTACAAACGCGACGTAGACGACCTCCGCGAATCACCCTCCCTGACCATCCTTGAACTCCTACGCCATCGCGGAGCCAGCGTAGCCTATAACGATCCATATTTCCCCACCGTAGGCCATGGCCGCCACTACGCCCTCAACATGATCAACACCCCGCTCGATAACCTTGGCAGTTACGACGCGGTAGTCATCGTCACCGACCATTCCACCTACAACTACAAAGAAATCGTCGAGCAGTCGAAGTTAGTCATCGATACCCGCAACGCCACCAAAGGCATAACCAGCCCTAAGATCCTCCGGTGCTAG
- a CDS encoding SDR family oxidoreductase yields the protein MRRIPGLYAEVCVLEDVGVAKYLVTGAAGFIGRSIAAALLERGEEVRGVDNFATGKRENLVGLERMEFVQGDLADLDVCRAVCAGVEVVFHEAALPSVPRSVMDPIASNVACVDATVNLLWAAKEAGVRRVVYAASSSAYGDTPTLPKHEEMLPNPISPYAVAKLTGEHYMRSFARVYGMETVSLRYFNVFGPYQDPTSQYSGVLAVFCRKMLAGEEPTIYGDGETSRDFTFIQNTVEANLLAADAPAERVSGRVMNVATGVRITLNQVAEVLREITGYAGAVAYAAERAGDIRHSLADISLAQELLGYRPSVDFREGLVRTVEWYRKTGNRD from the coding sequence ATGCGCCGGATTCCTGGGTTGTATGCTGAGGTTTGTGTGTTGGAGGATGTTGGAGTGGCGAAGTATCTGGTGACTGGAGCGGCGGGGTTTATCGGGCGGTCGATTGCGGCGGCGTTGTTGGAGCGGGGCGAGGAGGTGCGCGGGGTCGATAATTTTGCCACGGGCAAGCGCGAGAATCTTGTAGGCCTGGAGAGGATGGAGTTTGTCCAGGGGGATCTGGCTGATCTGGACGTTTGCCGTGCGGTTTGCGCGGGCGTGGAGGTTGTCTTTCATGAGGCGGCGTTGCCTTCCGTGCCCCGGTCGGTGATGGACCCGATTGCTTCGAATGTGGCCTGCGTGGATGCTACGGTGAATCTGCTTTGGGCTGCGAAGGAGGCCGGGGTGCGCAGGGTGGTGTATGCGGCTTCGTCGTCGGCGTATGGGGATACGCCGACGCTGCCGAAGCATGAGGAGATGCTGCCGAATCCGATCTCTCCGTATGCTGTGGCGAAGTTGACGGGCGAGCACTATATGCGTTCGTTTGCCAGGGTGTATGGGATGGAGACGGTTTCGCTGCGGTACTTCAATGTGTTTGGGCCGTATCAAGATCCAACTTCGCAGTATTCGGGAGTGCTCGCGGTGTTTTGCCGGAAGATGCTGGCGGGGGAAGAACCTACGATTTATGGCGACGGGGAGACTAGCCGGGATTTCACTTTCATTCAGAACACGGTGGAGGCGAATCTGCTGGCGGCGGATGCTCCTGCGGAGCGGGTATCGGGGCGGGTGATGAATGTGGCGACCGGGGTTCGGATTACATTGAACCAGGTTGCGGAGGTGCTGCGGGAAATCACCGGATATGCGGGAGCTGTGGCTTATGCCGCGGAGCGTGCGGGTGACATTCGGCATTCTCTGGCGGACATTTCGCTGGCTCAGGAACTGCTTGGATATCGGCCGAGTGTGGACTTCCGCGAAGGGCTGGTGCGGACGGTGGAGTGGTATCGAAAGACAGGGAATAGGGATTAG
- a CDS encoding sensor domain-containing phosphodiesterase: protein MSSDREEMLLAIENGEFHPYFQPLVILRTGQLQGFEILARWKHPQRGWVQPDAFIPLAERDGWIDALTAELLRKALSAAATLPPSLTLAVNMSPSQLRSLTLPGQIQCAAHSAGFSLDRLIIEITENALADDMEHARSVTHEYKSMGCKLALDDFGTGSSSLLHLQSLPFDELKVDRSFVSSMTQKRESRKIVAAVVGLGQGLGLTTVAEGVETQEQADMLLWMGCELGQGWFFGRPRPVEELATTVSVPRHALTPHFSTDAKGRVSLSSLEALPTQRLAQLQAIYDGAPVGLAFLDCNLRHLSVNRRLADMNGIAMEEHLGKTVAEIIPEIFPHIEPFIRRALKGEAIPGVEITRPASGANGERTILMSYEPARDEAREVVGVSVALVDVTELRQSEKARRETEEHFRHMLELLPQIPWIIDAEGRALDVSQRWLDITGMTDDQWRGFGWLDALHPDDLEPTLEIMRASLQTGHPIDLEYRVRRPGGEWKRLRARGAARFDEDGKILCWYGCLEHVDEDSPGGSV from the coding sequence ATGTCTAGCGACCGCGAGGAAATGCTCCTGGCAATCGAGAATGGCGAGTTTCACCCCTATTTCCAGCCGCTCGTCATCCTTCGCACCGGCCAGTTGCAAGGCTTCGAAATACTGGCGCGCTGGAAGCATCCCCAGAGGGGATGGGTTCAACCAGACGCATTTATCCCCTTAGCGGAAAGAGACGGCTGGATTGACGCGTTAACCGCAGAATTGCTGCGCAAGGCATTATCCGCCGCCGCGACACTGCCCCCTTCGCTCACGCTCGCAGTCAACATGTCTCCCAGTCAGTTACGCAGTCTCACTCTGCCAGGACAGATCCAATGCGCGGCGCACTCCGCGGGCTTTTCCCTGGACCGGCTCATCATCGAAATTACCGAGAACGCTTTAGCGGATGACATGGAGCACGCGCGGTCGGTAACGCACGAATACAAGTCGATGGGCTGCAAGCTTGCGCTGGATGATTTTGGAACGGGATCTTCCAGTCTCTTGCATCTGCAGTCCCTGCCCTTCGACGAACTGAAGGTGGACCGCAGTTTTGTAAGTTCCATGACCCAAAAACGAGAGAGCCGGAAGATCGTCGCTGCCGTGGTAGGTCTTGGCCAGGGACTCGGGCTAACCACGGTCGCCGAAGGCGTCGAGACTCAGGAGCAAGCCGACATGCTTCTCTGGATGGGCTGCGAACTCGGGCAGGGCTGGTTCTTTGGACGTCCCAGGCCAGTCGAGGAGCTTGCTACCACCGTCTCGGTCCCACGGCATGCGCTGACTCCGCATTTCTCGACCGATGCGAAAGGCCGTGTCTCTCTGAGTAGTTTGGAAGCCCTGCCCACCCAGCGTCTCGCTCAACTTCAGGCTATCTACGACGGCGCTCCCGTTGGTCTCGCATTCCTGGATTGCAACCTTCGGCACCTGAGCGTCAACCGGAGACTCGCCGACATGAACGGAATTGCAATGGAAGAGCATCTCGGCAAGACAGTCGCAGAGATCATTCCAGAGATCTTCCCGCACATTGAACCCTTTATCCGGCGCGCGCTCAAAGGCGAGGCAATTCCCGGCGTCGAGATAACCCGCCCAGCTTCCGGCGCAAATGGAGAACGAACGATACTCATGTCCTACGAACCGGCGCGCGACGAAGCAAGAGAAGTGGTTGGCGTCTCGGTCGCCCTCGTAGACGTTACCGAACTCAGACAATCCGAGAAAGCGCGCCGCGAAACCGAAGAGCACTTCCGCCACATGCTGGAGCTTCTTCCACAAATTCCCTGGATTATCGATGCTGAAGGCCGCGCCTTGGACGTCAGCCAGCGTTGGTTGGACATCACAGGAATGACCGACGACCAGTGGAGAGGGTTCGGCTGGCTCGACGCACTCCATCCCGATGATCTCGAACCGACTCTGGAAATAATGCGCGCCTCGCTTCAAACAGGCCACCCCATCGATCTGGAATATCGCGTTCGACGTCCGGGCGGGGAGTGGAAAAGACTTCGAGCACGGGGAGCAGCCCGTTTCGACGAAGACGGAAAGATCCTATGCTGGTACGGTTGCCTCGAGCATGTGGACGAGGACTCACCTGGTGGGTCAGTTTGA